From Sediminibacterium sp. TEGAF015, a single genomic window includes:
- the serS gene encoding serine--tRNA ligase: protein MKACHHQLPKGYICTKFEQMLPVSVLKANPEKVKQQLAKKHFKQPELVDSIIMMDEERKKVQAAFDETQAKVNAASKEIGQLMAKGNKEGAEAIKQNVANWKQTLEPLKEKMAQLEKELTEQLVQLPNLPADMVPEGKTPEENEVVRTGGAKPQLSEGAVPHWDLTTQYNLINFELGNKITGSGFPVYIGKGAKLQRSLIQYFLDFNTAAGYTEYLPPFMVNADSAYATGQLPDKEGQMYHATEDDFYLIPTAEVPVTNVYRDTILKESDFPVKMTAYSPCFRREAGSYGKDVRGLNRLHQFEKVEIIQIVHPDKSYETLDEMVLHVENLLQSLELPYRILRLCGGDMGFTSAITYDFEVYSAAQDRWLEVSSVSNFESYQANRMKCRFKGADGKTQLVHTLNGSSLALPRIMACLLENNQTAEGIYIPAALRPYFGAERIH, encoded by the coding sequence ATGAAAGCATGCCATCATCAATTACCGAAAGGGTATATTTGCACCAAATTTGAGCAAATGTTACCCGTAAGTGTATTAAAAGCAAATCCTGAAAAAGTAAAACAGCAGTTGGCTAAAAAGCATTTTAAACAGCCGGAACTGGTGGATTCCATTATTATGATGGACGAGGAGCGCAAGAAAGTGCAGGCAGCTTTTGATGAAACACAAGCCAAAGTGAACGCAGCATCTAAGGAAATTGGTCAGTTAATGGCTAAGGGAAATAAGGAAGGAGCAGAAGCCATTAAACAAAATGTGGCCAACTGGAAACAAACACTGGAGCCATTGAAAGAGAAAATGGCGCAGTTAGAAAAAGAGCTGACAGAGCAGCTGGTTCAGTTGCCGAACTTGCCAGCAGATATGGTTCCTGAAGGAAAAACCCCAGAAGAAAATGAAGTAGTAAGAACGGGGGGAGCAAAACCGCAACTAAGCGAGGGCGCTGTTCCTCACTGGGACCTGACTACCCAATACAACCTGATCAATTTTGAATTGGGCAATAAAATTACAGGAAGCGGTTTCCCTGTATACATAGGCAAAGGAGCCAAATTGCAGCGGTCTTTGATTCAGTATTTTTTAGACTTTAATACAGCAGCCGGATACACGGAATATCTTCCGCCCTTCATGGTAAATGCAGACTCTGCCTATGCCACAGGACAATTACCCGATAAGGAAGGGCAAATGTACCATGCAACGGAAGACGATTTTTATTTGATTCCAACCGCAGAAGTGCCGGTGACTAATGTATATAGAGATACCATTTTAAAAGAATCTGATTTTCCAGTGAAAATGACAGCTTATTCTCCTTGTTTCAGAAGAGAAGCGGGTAGTTATGGAAAAGATGTTCGTGGACTCAACCGTTTACACCAGTTTGAAAAAGTAGAAATCATACAGATTGTACATCCCGATAAGAGCTACGAAACTTTAGATGAAATGGTATTGCATGTAGAAAATCTATTGCAATCCCTTGAATTACCATATCGCATTCTGCGCTTATGTGGCGGTGATATGGGCTTTACTAGTGCCATCACATACGACTTTGAAGTATACAGCGCTGCACAAGATCGTTGGTTAGAAGTGAGCAGTGTTAGTAATTTTGAAAGTTACCAAGCCAACAGAATGAAATGTAGGTTCAAAGGGGCAGATGGTAAAACCCAATTGGTGCATACCCTCAATGGTAGCTCTCTGGCATTACCGAGAATCATGGCTTGTCTGTTAGAGAACAATCAAACAGCAGAGGGTATTTATATTCCAGCTGCTTTACGCCCTTATTTTGGGGCAGAGCGGATTCATTAA
- the gcvH gene encoding glycine cleavage system protein GcvH, which produces MNFPAELRYTKDHEWIKLEGNVATIGITDFAQHELGDIVYVDINTVGKELSAEEVFGTVEAVKTVSDLFLPVSGTVTEVNALLEKQPELVNTDPYGDGWMIKMTVADPSSVDGLMTKEAYESLVG; this is translated from the coding sequence ATGAATTTTCCAGCTGAACTACGTTACACAAAAGACCACGAATGGATTAAATTAGAAGGTAATGTTGCCACCATTGGCATTACTGATTTTGCCCAGCACGAGTTGGGTGATATTGTATATGTAGATATCAACACCGTTGGGAAAGAATTATCTGCTGAAGAAGTTTTTGGTACCGTAGAAGCAGTAAAAACCGTGAGTGACTTGTTTTTACCTGTATCAGGAACCGTAACTGAAGTGAACGCTTTATTGGAAAAACAACCAGAATTGGTGAATACTGATCCTTACGGAGATGGCTGGATGATCAAAATGACGGTAGCAGACCCTTCAAGTGTGGATGGATTGATGACCAAAGAAGCTTACGAATCCCTTGTAGGATAA
- a CDS encoding response regulator transcription factor, with protein sequence MKKIVLVDDHILLRNGLSVIIGGFDDFTILFEANHGQHFIEQLDPENLPDIVLLDVTMPVMNGFETAEWIFANHPSIKVMVLSMLGDERTIIKMLKMGALGYMTKDTDPKELNRALNELYFKGIYFNQLLCNNLVHSVRNGLEEPNDEYQILISLPEREKEFLKLLATDLTLKEIAAKMSLSPRTIDGYRDNLFEKVKVTNRVGLVLFALRNNLIHL encoded by the coding sequence ATGAAAAAGATTGTTTTGGTAGACGATCATATTCTATTAAGAAATGGTCTGTCTGTAATCATTGGCGGCTTCGATGATTTCACCATCTTATTTGAAGCCAATCATGGACAACACTTTATTGAACAGTTAGATCCGGAGAATTTACCGGACATCGTTCTGCTCGATGTTACCATGCCTGTTATGAACGGTTTTGAAACTGCGGAATGGATTTTTGCCAACCACCCTTCTATTAAAGTAATGGTATTAAGTATGCTGGGCGATGAACGTACCATTATTAAAATGCTGAAGATGGGTGCTTTGGGATATATGACAAAGGATACCGACCCCAAAGAACTAAACCGTGCATTAAATGAATTGTATTTCAAGGGTATTTACTTCAATCAGTTGCTATGTAATAATCTTGTTCATTCAGTGAGAAACGGTCTGGAAGAACCCAATGACGAATACCAGATATTGATCTCTCTTCCAGAGAGAGAAAAAGAGTTTTTGAAATTGTTGGCTACCGATTTAACACTGAAAGAAATTGCAGCAAAAATGAGTTTAAGTCCCAGAACCATTGATGGCTACAGAGATAACCTTTTTGAGAAAGTAAAAGTAACCAACCGGGTTGGTCTAGTTTTATTTGCGCTCAGAAACAACTTGATTCACTTATAA
- a CDS encoding anti-sigma factor, with translation MNTREYIESGIIESYVLGMASPEEAAELESLCLQFPEIKEALTAFEIALEKNAMANAIPPPPSIKKALFKELESSFAKTSLPEELSHTALPTQPTPVVAMNYFSRYFAAAAIILLVVSGGLNIYFYSKFTQTTQQYQALLLEKNTLQANNQIMQTKSLDLFNSMQMMADPNMQKIAMPGIPGKESNYATVFWDAKSKDVYILPNKLPQPAQGKQYQLWAIVDGKPVDAGILGDCAGLCKMKNIPTASMFAITLEKEGGSPTPTLTEMYVAGKVG, from the coding sequence TTGAATACAAGGGAATACATAGAAAGCGGCATCATTGAGTCCTATGTGTTAGGCATGGCCAGTCCGGAGGAAGCTGCGGAATTGGAATCACTTTGCCTTCAGTTTCCTGAAATTAAAGAAGCGCTGACAGCATTTGAAATAGCATTGGAAAAAAATGCAATGGCCAATGCTATTCCTCCGCCACCAAGTATTAAAAAGGCTTTATTCAAAGAGCTGGAATCTTCTTTTGCAAAAACCAGTTTACCAGAAGAGCTTAGCCATACAGCGTTGCCAACTCAGCCAACACCAGTAGTAGCTATGAATTACTTCAGTCGCTATTTTGCTGCTGCAGCAATCATTTTATTGGTTGTAAGCGGAGGCCTGAACATCTATTTCTACAGTAAGTTTACACAAACTACCCAACAATACCAGGCCCTCCTACTTGAGAAAAACACATTACAAGCAAATAATCAGATCATGCAAACCAAGAGTCTTGATCTCTTTAACAGCATGCAAATGATGGCCGATCCAAATATGCAAAAAATTGCTATGCCGGGTATCCCTGGTAAAGAAAGCAATTATGCCACTGTTTTCTGGGATGCAAAATCTAAAGATGTTTATATACTTCCCAATAAACTACCTCAACCAGCACAAGGAAAACAATACCAACTCTGGGCTATTGTTGATGGTAAACCTGTAGACGCAGGCATATTAGGAGATTGTGCCGGGTTATGTAAAATGAAAAATATTCCTACAGCTTCCATGTTTGCAATCACACTTGAAAAAGAGGGCGGAAGTCCTACTCCAACACTTACTGAAATGTATGTTGCAGGAAAGGTTGGATAG
- a CDS encoding VanZ family protein produces MSNLGKYWKNGPIKPILFFLFFITSFVVFTLPASRVPRIYWINIPHFDKLIHAGIFISLCSSAYLWLVNSFPDFERRIAWTIVLAMGFYGILIEFIQANFIPGRSFEILDILADLAGCMVFWGFRFIIKRL; encoded by the coding sequence TTGAGCAACTTAGGAAAGTATTGGAAAAATGGACCCATTAAACCCATTTTATTCTTTTTATTCTTTATCACCAGTTTTGTAGTCTTTACTTTACCAGCCAGTAGAGTTCCCAGAATTTACTGGATTAATATACCCCATTTCGACAAATTGATTCATGCTGGCATATTTATATCATTGTGTTCATCAGCCTATCTGTGGCTGGTGAATAGCTTTCCTGATTTTGAGAGAAGAATTGCCTGGACCATTGTGTTAGCAATGGGTTTCTATGGAATACTGATTGAATTTATACAAGCTAATTTTATCCCCGGAAGATCATTTGAGATATTAGATATACTGGCTGACTTGGCTGGTTGTATGGTGTTTTGGGGATTCAGGTTCATCATTAAGCGACTATAA
- a CDS encoding carboxymuconolactone decarboxylase family protein, giving the protein MSEMVNEFNSYRERMNEVILSKNNLVMKRLWNLDTNTYEDGALDKKTKEMLGLVASMVLRCDDCIKYHLGKSFELGVTTEEMYEIFAVANIVGGTIVIPHTRRAAEYWEELIKQ; this is encoded by the coding sequence ATGAGTGAAATGGTGAATGAGTTTAACAGCTACAGAGAGCGGATGAACGAAGTGATTCTGAGTAAGAACAATCTGGTAATGAAGCGTCTCTGGAATTTGGATACCAACACTTACGAAGACGGCGCATTAGATAAAAAAACAAAGGAAATGCTGGGTTTGGTAGCCAGCATGGTTTTGCGTTGTGATGATTGTATTAAATACCACTTGGGAAAGAGTTTTGAACTGGGTGTAACCACCGAAGAAATGTATGAAATTTTTGCTGTAGCGAATATTGTGGGCGGAACCATCGTTATACCACATACCAGAAGAGCTGCTGAATATTGGGAAGAACTTATTAAACAATAA
- a CDS encoding 2-oxoacid:ferredoxin oxidoreductase subunit beta: MSTETIATPTLTAKDFATDQEVRWCPGCGDYSILAQVQKIMPGIGVPKENIVIISGIGCSSRFPYYMNTFGMHSIHGRATAIASGLKATRPELSVWIVTGDGDGLSIGGNHTIHLLRRNFDVNILLFNNQIYGLTKGQYSPTSEEKKITKSTPFGSIDHPFNPLALAMGADATFIARSMDRDPKHLQTMLTRSHQHKGASFLEIYQNCNIFNDGAFEIFTEKSTKADHDLFLEQGKPLIFGANQHKGIRLNGLQPEVVELGDKFSADDCWIHDEKDFYKAQTLIRMFDDPHQSNFQFPRPFGVFYETERPCYEDLMALQIDETIATKGKGNLDQLLRGKEIWEIKD, translated from the coding sequence ATGTCTACTGAAACAATAGCCACTCCAACTTTAACTGCTAAAGATTTTGCTACGGATCAGGAGGTACGCTGGTGTCCGGGTTGTGGAGATTATTCCATTCTGGCTCAGGTGCAAAAAATCATGCCGGGCATTGGAGTTCCCAAAGAAAATATTGTTATCATTAGTGGAATTGGTTGCAGTAGCCGTTTTCCTTATTACATGAATACTTTTGGGATGCATAGTATTCACGGAAGGGCTACCGCCATTGCAAGTGGTTTAAAAGCAACACGCCCCGAACTAAGTGTATGGATTGTAACAGGTGATGGAGATGGACTAAGTATTGGGGGCAACCATACAATACATCTGCTTAGAAGAAATTTTGATGTCAATATCTTATTGTTCAATAACCAGATTTATGGTTTAACCAAGGGACAATATTCCCCTACTTCCGAAGAGAAAAAAATTACCAAGAGTACACCTTTCGGAAGTATTGATCATCCGTTTAATCCCTTAGCATTGGCAATGGGAGCAGACGCTACATTTATTGCACGTTCTATGGATCGTGATCCCAAGCATTTGCAAACAATGCTTACCCGTTCTCATCAGCATAAGGGTGCTTCCTTTTTAGAAATTTATCAGAACTGTAATATTTTCAACGATGGTGCTTTTGAAATCTTTACAGAAAAATCTACCAAGGCAGATCATGATCTTTTCTTGGAGCAAGGGAAGCCATTGATTTTTGGTGCCAATCAGCATAAGGGCATTCGTTTGAATGGTTTGCAGCCTGAAGTAGTTGAACTGGGAGATAAATTCTCTGCTGATGATTGCTGGATACACGACGAGAAGGATTTTTATAAGGCACAAACATTAATCAGAATGTTTGATGACCCACATCAATCAAATTTCCAGTTCCCCAGACCATTTGGTGTTTTCTATGAAACGGAAAGACCCTGCTATGAAGACTTGATGGCACTGCAAATTGATGAGACCATTGCAACAAAAGGCAAAGGCAATCTAGATCAGTTGCTTCGCGGAAAAGAAATCTGGGAAATCAAAGACTAG
- a CDS encoding S9 family peptidase yields the protein MKKFLFLICFLPIIAMAQQAVDLVKITDMYKIKQMNSVSLSPDGSQVLFVLNSIEPEGNSKWEYKYTNQLYLVAADGSSAPRALTFKENASQPVWSPDGKKIAFVRATDGKPQIFLLSLDGGEPVQMTKFRYGASSPVFSPDGSMLLFSASVSLSDLLKDKEMNPKGAVPAWPAERPGFNQNQFLLPNSAQPNPDGTPEEIKAYLDLNVADKKAKVIHKLNFQEEATTSGDQSFSHLFIMTAEPGATPKAITHGFYRFGGASFTSDGKKIVFTGNTDDAQHPDRAQETQIFIANTDGSNMKQLLGEKGKSYNSPSVSPSGKWLAVQVGTVSFVNVPELAIMPLNGTVADLVMLPFDRNKGGLTWSKDEQHIYFTAQSNGGAPIYRMNVKTKKAEQLTSIDEGISSYAMKADKLVYVKTAVTNPFEIYTTDIYGKNEKRISSFNYDWVSKKQLSLPEKRTFKNEKGLTVEYWIMKPANYVAGKKYPTILNIHGGPSAMWGPGESSMWHEFQYYAAKGYAIVYGNPRGSGGYGEEFLRANVNDWGAGPTSDVLTSVDLATKEGFIDTSRLAVTGGSYAGYLVAWIISHDQRFKAACAQRGVYDLGTFFGEGNAWRLVPNYFGGYPWEEKTRPILFRESPINYVDKIHTPFIIFHGENDLRTGVIQSEMLYKSLKVLGRTVEYVRHPGGTHELTRTGNNRQRVDQMLRTIEFFDRFIQH from the coding sequence ATGAAGAAATTTTTATTCCTGATTTGCTTTTTGCCCATCATTGCAATGGCACAGCAAGCTGTTGATCTTGTTAAGATTACCGATATGTACAAGATTAAACAAATGAACAGTGTAAGTCTTAGTCCTGACGGAAGTCAAGTACTATTTGTATTAAATAGTATTGAGCCGGAGGGCAATAGTAAGTGGGAATATAAGTATACCAATCAATTATATCTTGTAGCAGCAGATGGCTCTTCTGCACCAAGAGCATTGACGTTTAAGGAGAATGCCAGTCAACCTGTCTGGAGCCCTGACGGTAAAAAAATTGCCTTTGTAAGAGCAACAGACGGTAAACCTCAAATCTTTTTATTGTCATTAGACGGAGGAGAACCGGTTCAAATGACAAAGTTCCGCTACGGTGCAAGCAGTCCGGTATTCAGCCCCGATGGCAGCATGCTTTTATTCAGTGCTTCTGTTTCACTGAGTGATTTGCTAAAAGACAAAGAAATGAATCCGAAAGGTGCAGTACCAGCCTGGCCAGCTGAGCGGCCTGGGTTCAATCAGAACCAGTTTCTGTTACCTAATTCCGCTCAACCCAATCCGGATGGAACGCCAGAAGAAATCAAAGCCTATCTAGATCTGAACGTAGCTGATAAAAAAGCCAAAGTGATTCACAAACTTAATTTTCAGGAAGAAGCAACTACTTCAGGAGACCAATCATTTTCGCACTTATTTATTATGACTGCTGAACCTGGTGCAACACCCAAAGCCATTACCCATGGATTCTACCGATTCGGAGGTGCCAGCTTTACATCCGATGGAAAGAAAATTGTTTTTACAGGAAATACAGATGACGCTCAACACCCGGACAGGGCGCAGGAAACACAGATTTTTATTGCCAATACTGATGGTTCAAATATGAAACAGTTATTAGGAGAAAAAGGCAAGTCTTATAATAGTCCATCTGTTTCTCCTTCCGGAAAATGGTTGGCAGTGCAGGTTGGAACTGTATCATTTGTAAACGTACCTGAATTGGCCATTATGCCATTGAATGGAACAGTAGCGGATTTAGTGATGCTTCCCTTCGACAGAAACAAGGGTGGGCTTACTTGGAGCAAAGACGAACAGCATATTTATTTTACCGCACAGAGCAATGGTGGCGCTCCTATCTATCGAATGAATGTAAAAACCAAAAAAGCAGAACAACTTACCTCCATAGATGAAGGCATCAGCAGCTATGCTATGAAAGCAGACAAGTTGGTGTATGTGAAGACAGCAGTTACCAATCCTTTTGAAATCTATACCACAGATATCTACGGTAAAAATGAAAAACGCATCAGTAGTTTTAATTATGACTGGGTAAGTAAAAAACAATTGAGCCTGCCTGAAAAAAGAACTTTCAAAAATGAGAAAGGATTAACGGTTGAATACTGGATCATGAAGCCAGCCAACTATGTGGCAGGTAAAAAATATCCGACCATTTTAAATATTCACGGAGGACCTTCGGCCATGTGGGGACCTGGTGAAAGCTCTATGTGGCATGAGTTTCAGTACTATGCTGCCAAAGGCTATGCCATTGTTTACGGTAATCCAAGAGGCTCTGGTGGTTATGGCGAAGAATTCCTGAGAGCCAATGTAAACGACTGGGGTGCAGGACCCACTTCTGATGTATTGACTTCTGTTGATCTAGCTACAAAAGAAGGATTTATTGATACCTCCAGACTGGCAGTGACCGGTGGATCCTATGCAGGTTATTTAGTGGCATGGATTATCAGTCACGATCAGCGTTTTAAAGCGGCTTGTGCACAACGAGGTGTTTACGATTTAGGAACTTTCTTTGGAGAAGGCAATGCATGGCGTCTGGTTCCGAATTATTTTGGTGGCTATCCTTGGGAAGAAAAAACAAGACCCATTTTATTCCGTGAATCACCCATTAATTATGTAGATAAAATCCATACCCCTTTTATCATTTTCCATGGTGAAAACGATTTAAGGACTGGTGTTATTCAAAGTGAAATGTTGTACAAAAGTTTGAAGGTACTGGGTCGAACTGTAGAGTACGTAAGACATCCGGGCGGCACACATGAATTAACACGCACAGGTAATAATCGTCAAAGGGTAGACCAAATGCTTAGAACGATTGAGTTTTTTGATAGGTTTATTCAACATTGA
- a CDS encoding ATP-binding protein has translation MNADQIKKILGLKKAVISLENKIFNLVSFLVFIAMTISLASNILLERDSLLLSMLLCIAMVSFYVFYISRYQEKFVPIGLMYIVFSLLFFIPIWFSNGGIEGPTKTAYLMSVVAAMMILPKRYHLLFIVVTIGIILTLYWLELQHPEWIVKYPNEKAKHTDILVSTILYLLIISISVSLYKRTYDMDRNSLIKKSMDLEESREYLSETKQQAEEATKAKSRFLANMSHEIRTPLNGIIGTIDLLQHTTLSGEQEELMMSLKSSSTHLLEIVNDVLDISKIEADKLELFEGPCNLENIIQQVTAISSPRLIALKKNITLTAGVQPGVESEIIADESRIKQVLINLVGNAIKFTETGTIKLEVSANMIDESLQELHFAVSDSGIGISEENIQSLFIPFTQIDSTATRKHSGTGLGLSICRKIIEEMGGRIWVESELGKGSSFKFIIPVQINLVRKSQQPQQRNAAGAISGAEIKPLKMLVAEDNNMNQLLATKMFKKIGYIIEIANNGKEAVEMTAKYDYDLVFMDIHMPEMDGIEATQRILNSGRTKVPIIIAMTANAVKEAEAEYLQLGMKDIVTKPFTIEQLRKVLEKWTH, from the coding sequence ATGAACGCAGATCAAATTAAGAAAATACTGGGATTAAAGAAAGCAGTTATTTCACTGGAGAATAAAATCTTCAACCTGGTTTCTTTTCTTGTTTTTATCGCAATGACAATCAGCCTTGCCAGTAATATTTTACTGGAAAGAGATTCACTTTTATTAAGCATGCTTTTATGCATAGCTATGGTTTCCTTTTATGTTTTTTACATATCCCGATATCAGGAGAAATTTGTTCCGATTGGGTTGATGTACATTGTTTTCAGTCTTTTGTTTTTCATACCCATCTGGTTTAGCAACGGAGGAATCGAAGGCCCTACAAAGACAGCATATCTAATGAGTGTAGTTGCGGCTATGATGATTTTACCTAAACGTTATCATCTTTTATTCATAGTTGTGACAATTGGGATAATCTTGACACTGTATTGGTTGGAATTGCAGCATCCTGAATGGATTGTTAAATACCCGAATGAAAAAGCCAAGCATACAGATATTCTTGTCAGTACTATTCTTTATCTGCTAATCATATCTATCAGTGTAAGCTTATACAAGCGAACGTATGATATGGACAGAAACAGTCTGATAAAAAAATCAATGGATCTTGAAGAGTCCAGAGAGTACTTATCAGAAACCAAACAACAGGCAGAAGAAGCCACAAAGGCAAAATCAAGATTTCTAGCCAATATGAGTCATGAAATCAGGACCCCTTTAAACGGTATTATTGGAACTATCGATTTATTGCAACATACCACATTAAGCGGAGAGCAGGAAGAATTAATGATGTCTTTAAAATCGAGTAGCACGCATTTATTGGAAATCGTAAACGATGTGCTGGACATTTCAAAGATTGAAGCAGATAAACTGGAATTATTTGAAGGCCCCTGCAACCTCGAGAATATTATTCAGCAAGTAACTGCCATCAGTTCTCCCAGATTAATCGCGCTGAAAAAGAATATAACCTTAACTGCTGGCGTTCAACCAGGAGTAGAGTCTGAGATTATTGCGGATGAGAGCAGAATCAAACAGGTTCTAATTAATTTGGTAGGCAATGCTATTAAATTTACGGAAACAGGTACTATAAAACTGGAAGTCAGCGCTAATATGATTGACGAATCGCTACAGGAACTTCATTTTGCAGTAAGCGATTCGGGTATAGGTATCAGTGAGGAGAATATACAATCACTGTTTATCCCTTTTACACAAATAGATTCTACAGCTACCAGAAAACACAGTGGTACCGGTCTGGGGCTTTCTATTTGTAGAAAAATCATTGAAGAAATGGGAGGTAGAATCTGGGTAGAGAGTGAATTAGGAAAAGGTTCCAGCTTCAAATTTATCATTCCGGTTCAAATTAATTTAGTTAGAAAAAGCCAGCAGCCTCAGCAAAGAAATGCTGCCGGCGCTATAAGTGGAGCTGAAATCAAACCATTAAAAATGCTGGTTGCTGAAGACAACAATATGAACCAGCTTTTGGCTACCAAAATGTTCAAGAAAATAGGGTACATCATTGAAATTGCAAACAATGGAAAGGAAGCTGTTGAAATGACCGCTAAATACGACTATGACCTTGTTTTCATGGACATCCATATGCCAGAAATGGACGGTATTGAAGCAACTCAGAGAATTCTGAACAGTGGGAGAACAAAAGTTCCTATCATAATAGCAATGACGGCCAACGCAGTAAAAGAGGCTGAAGCAGAGTACTTACAGCTTGGAATGAAAGACATTGTTACCAAACCATTTACCATTGAGCAACTTAGGAAAGTATTGGAAAAATGGACCCATTAA
- a CDS encoding RNA polymerase sigma factor — MNPNQQYTEAELVLLLTQRNEAAFSYLYDHYSGALYNSILSIVSDAEIAADTLQEVFVKIFRQIGSYDSSKGRLYTWMLNIARNAAIDTTRSKGFQKSQQNQSLSETVYESAGSVNIASDDLNLRKWVNQLKPEWSVLIKLAYFEGYTQDEMSKMLDIPLGTVKTRLRAALKELHKLIKD; from the coding sequence TTGAATCCCAATCAACAATATACAGAAGCAGAACTTGTTTTGTTGTTAACCCAACGAAACGAAGCTGCTTTTAGTTATTTATACGACCACTACTCAGGCGCTTTATACAATAGCATTCTGAGTATTGTTTCCGATGCGGAAATAGCTGCAGATACCCTACAGGAAGTTTTCGTTAAAATATTCAGACAAATCGGCTCTTACGATAGCAGTAAGGGCCGTTTGTATACATGGATGTTAAATATTGCCCGCAACGCGGCAATTGACACGACCCGAAGCAAGGGATTTCAAAAAAGTCAACAAAACCAATCGCTCTCCGAAACCGTATATGAATCAGCAGGATCTGTTAACATAGCTTCAGACGATCTGAATCTTCGTAAATGGGTGAATCAGCTAAAACCCGAATGGAGTGTCCTGATTAAACTTGCGTATTTTGAAGGGTATACCCAGGATGAGATGTCAAAAATGCTGGACATACCACTTGGTACCGTTAAAACAAGGCTGAGGGCGGCATTAAAAGAATTGCATAAATTGATAAAAGATTGA